A single region of the Populus nigra chromosome 2, ddPopNigr1.1, whole genome shotgun sequence genome encodes:
- the LOC133681538 gene encoding protein NRT1/ PTR FAMILY 4.5-like isoform X1, with product MDISRDGKIESKPERRLGGNRAVFFVYTMEGLENMAFACMAASLMTYFSGYMNFSLTKSATTITNFVGTSFLVALFGGFICDTYWTRFKTCVLFGCAEFLGYALLTVQAHFHQLRPIPCKGVSSDQCEAAGGSQSAILFTGLYLIAFGTSGIKAALPSLGADQFDENDPKEAIQLSSFFNWFLLSLTMGAIIGVTVIVWLGANQGWDLGFGVCAIAIFFAIIFVSTGKSFYRNNVPKGSPLTRVAQVLVAAIRNRDLPISERAEELHEIHDKEAGVKQEILPRTGQFRFLDRAAIANTTDCASTSINPGPWRLCTVTQVEETKILLRMLPIILSTVFLNTCLAQLQTFSVQQSTTMDTHVFGFRVPGPSLPVLPLLFIFVMIPIYERFFVPLARKITGIPTGIRHLQRVGVGLVLSVISMAVSGVVETWRKSVAIEHNMVDSTEPLPMSFLWLGFQFGIFGAADMFTLVGLLEFFYAEGSAGMKSLGTAISWCSVAFGYFLSSVVVQVVNNVTGGWLASDNLNRDKLNYFYWLLAGISTVNFGVYLTCASWYRYKDRGAMEQIENGGEDDAKGKVQMVEI from the exons ATG GACATCTCAAGAGATGGTAAAATCGAATCCAAGCCAGAAAGAAGGCTAGGAGGAAACAGAGCTGTATTCTTTGTATACA CTATGGAAGGACTAGAAAACATGGCATTCGCCTGTATGGCTGCGAGCCTGATGACTTATTTCTCTGGGTACATGAACTTCAGCCTAACAAAATCTGCCACTACAATTACCAACTTCGTTGGTACTTCTTTCTTAGTGGCGCTGTTTGGAGGGTTCATATGTGATACCTATTGGACAAGATTCAAGACTTGCGTCTTGTTTGGATGCGCGGAGTTCTTG GGATATGCCCTCCTAACGGTTCAAGCACACTTCCACCAACTAAGACCAATTCCTTGCAAAGGCGTTTCATCTGATCAGTGTGAGGCTGCTGGTGGTAGCCAATCTGCAATACTTTTCACCGGTCTGTACCTTATTGCATTTGGTACTAGTGGCATCAAAGCAGCTTTGCCATCTTTAGGAGCTGACCAATTCGACGAGAATGACCCCAAGGAGGCAATTCAATTGTCTAGTTTCTTCAACTGGTTCTTGCTTAGCCTTACCATGGGAGCTATAATAGGAGTCACTGTTATTGTATGGTTAGGTGCTAACCAAGGCTGGGATTTGGGGTTTGGTGTGTGTGCCATTGCAATCTTTTTCGCCATTATCTTTGTAAGCACGGGCAAGTCCTTTTATCGGAACAATGTACCTAAGGGAAGCCCCCTCACACGCGTTGCACAG GTACTTGTGGCTGCAATCCGGAACCGCGACCTTCCAATTTCAGAGAGGGCTGAAGAATTACATGAAATTCATGACAAAGAAGCGGGGGTGAAACAAGAAATTCTTCCGAGGACTGGCCAATTcag GTTCTTGGACCGGGCAGCAATCGCAAACACTACTGACTGTGCATCAACATCAATCAACCCTGGACCTTGGAGGTTATGCACAGTGACACAAGTTGAAGAAACAAAGATCTTGCTTCGCATGCTTCCAATTATACTTAGCACAGTTTTCTTGAACACATGCTTAGCTCAGCTCCAAACTTTTTCTGTCCAACAAAGCACCACCATGGACACACACGTCTTTGGCTTTAGAGTCCCTGGCCCCTCACTACCAGTGCTCCCCCTACTattcatttttgttatgatcCCAATATACGAACGCTTCTTTGTACCACTTGCTCGAAAGATCACAGGGATTCCAACTGGAATTCGACACCTCCAGCGCGTTGGAGTCGGGCTAGTGCTCTCAGTCATCTCCATGGCAGTTTCTGGAGTTGTGGAAACATGGCGCAAATCGGTGGCTATTGAACACAACATGGTTGACTCTACTGAGCCCCTGCCAATGAGTTTCTTATGGCTTGGTTTCCAATTCGGCATTTTTGGAGCAGCTGATATGTTCACATTAGTTGGACTGCTAGAATTTTTCTATGCAGAGGGCTCGGCCGGAATGAAATCGCTGGGCACAGCTATCTCATGGTGTTCAGTGGCATTTGGCTACTTCTTGAGCTCTGTGGTGGTGCAGGTGGTAAACAATGTTACTGGTGGATGGCTGGCTAGCGACAATTTAAATAGAGACAAGTTGAACTACTTTTATTGGCTATTAGCAGGCATCAGCACAGTGAATTTTGGAGTTTACTTGACGTGTGCATCTTGGTATAGATATAAGGACAGGGGGGCAATGGAGCAAATAGAAAACGGTGGTGAAGACGATGCCAAGGGAAAAGTTCAAATGGTAGAAATTTAG
- the LOC133681538 gene encoding protein NRT1/ PTR FAMILY 4.6-like isoform X2: MEGLENMAFACMAASLMTYFSGYMNFSLTKSATTITNFVGTSFLVALFGGFICDTYWTRFKTCVLFGCAEFLGYALLTVQAHFHQLRPIPCKGVSSDQCEAAGGSQSAILFTGLYLIAFGTSGIKAALPSLGADQFDENDPKEAIQLSSFFNWFLLSLTMGAIIGVTVIVWLGANQGWDLGFGVCAIAIFFAIIFVSTGKSFYRNNVPKGSPLTRVAQVLVAAIRNRDLPISERAEELHEIHDKEAGVKQEILPRTGQFRFLDRAAIANTTDCASTSINPGPWRLCTVTQVEETKILLRMLPIILSTVFLNTCLAQLQTFSVQQSTTMDTHVFGFRVPGPSLPVLPLLFIFVMIPIYERFFVPLARKITGIPTGIRHLQRVGVGLVLSVISMAVSGVVETWRKSVAIEHNMVDSTEPLPMSFLWLGFQFGIFGAADMFTLVGLLEFFYAEGSAGMKSLGTAISWCSVAFGYFLSSVVVQVVNNVTGGWLASDNLNRDKLNYFYWLLAGISTVNFGVYLTCASWYRYKDRGAMEQIENGGEDDAKGKVQMVEI, from the exons ATGGAAGGACTAGAAAACATGGCATTCGCCTGTATGGCTGCGAGCCTGATGACTTATTTCTCTGGGTACATGAACTTCAGCCTAACAAAATCTGCCACTACAATTACCAACTTCGTTGGTACTTCTTTCTTAGTGGCGCTGTTTGGAGGGTTCATATGTGATACCTATTGGACAAGATTCAAGACTTGCGTCTTGTTTGGATGCGCGGAGTTCTTG GGATATGCCCTCCTAACGGTTCAAGCACACTTCCACCAACTAAGACCAATTCCTTGCAAAGGCGTTTCATCTGATCAGTGTGAGGCTGCTGGTGGTAGCCAATCTGCAATACTTTTCACCGGTCTGTACCTTATTGCATTTGGTACTAGTGGCATCAAAGCAGCTTTGCCATCTTTAGGAGCTGACCAATTCGACGAGAATGACCCCAAGGAGGCAATTCAATTGTCTAGTTTCTTCAACTGGTTCTTGCTTAGCCTTACCATGGGAGCTATAATAGGAGTCACTGTTATTGTATGGTTAGGTGCTAACCAAGGCTGGGATTTGGGGTTTGGTGTGTGTGCCATTGCAATCTTTTTCGCCATTATCTTTGTAAGCACGGGCAAGTCCTTTTATCGGAACAATGTACCTAAGGGAAGCCCCCTCACACGCGTTGCACAG GTACTTGTGGCTGCAATCCGGAACCGCGACCTTCCAATTTCAGAGAGGGCTGAAGAATTACATGAAATTCATGACAAAGAAGCGGGGGTGAAACAAGAAATTCTTCCGAGGACTGGCCAATTcag GTTCTTGGACCGGGCAGCAATCGCAAACACTACTGACTGTGCATCAACATCAATCAACCCTGGACCTTGGAGGTTATGCACAGTGACACAAGTTGAAGAAACAAAGATCTTGCTTCGCATGCTTCCAATTATACTTAGCACAGTTTTCTTGAACACATGCTTAGCTCAGCTCCAAACTTTTTCTGTCCAACAAAGCACCACCATGGACACACACGTCTTTGGCTTTAGAGTCCCTGGCCCCTCACTACCAGTGCTCCCCCTACTattcatttttgttatgatcCCAATATACGAACGCTTCTTTGTACCACTTGCTCGAAAGATCACAGGGATTCCAACTGGAATTCGACACCTCCAGCGCGTTGGAGTCGGGCTAGTGCTCTCAGTCATCTCCATGGCAGTTTCTGGAGTTGTGGAAACATGGCGCAAATCGGTGGCTATTGAACACAACATGGTTGACTCTACTGAGCCCCTGCCAATGAGTTTCTTATGGCTTGGTTTCCAATTCGGCATTTTTGGAGCAGCTGATATGTTCACATTAGTTGGACTGCTAGAATTTTTCTATGCAGAGGGCTCGGCCGGAATGAAATCGCTGGGCACAGCTATCTCATGGTGTTCAGTGGCATTTGGCTACTTCTTGAGCTCTGTGGTGGTGCAGGTGGTAAACAATGTTACTGGTGGATGGCTGGCTAGCGACAATTTAAATAGAGACAAGTTGAACTACTTTTATTGGCTATTAGCAGGCATCAGCACAGTGAATTTTGGAGTTTACTTGACGTGTGCATCTTGGTATAGATATAAGGACAGGGGGGCAATGGAGCAAATAGAAAACGGTGGTGAAGACGATGCCAAGGGAAAAGTTCAAATGGTAGAAATTTAG